One genomic window of Medicago truncatula cultivar Jemalong A17 chromosome 1, MtrunA17r5.0-ANR, whole genome shotgun sequence includes the following:
- the LOC112418598 gene encoding uncharacterized protein, giving the protein MECWENIGMGNLVRDLLLTADNFTNTLFDFFDRLLLHQQPLVAMLLWSIWKSRNTKLWEASESTSTYIISRANGSLQEWSCMQRAKLQVQNQVLTPSWVKPRFGTIKCNTDAAMFDNNSTIGYGMCFRNHLGQLVLGKSGYIHLYASSLEAETIALLEAIKMAISNGFHSVWFETDCKLLADSLSSSIVPNTEFGDLVSQCRILLSTIPDFTVSFVKRQANKVAHSIARASLSHPSPYVFNDVPSTMYSLFLNEMH; this is encoded by the coding sequence ATGGAATGTTGGGAGAATATTGGAATGGGAAACCTGGTCCGTGATCTTCTTCTAACAGCAGATAATTTCACAAACACtctgtttgatttttttgacaGGTTGCTGCTCCACCAACAGCCCCTAGTCGCAATGCTCTTGTGGAGCATCTGGAAAAGTCGCAACACAAAGTTATGGGAAGCATCAGAATCTACTTCCACTTACATCATCTCCCGTGCTAATGGCTCCTTACAAGAATGGAGTTGTATGCAAAGAGCAAAGCTCCAAGTGCAAAATCAAGTGCTTACTCCCTCTTGGGTGAAACCGCGGTTTGGTACGATTAAATGCAACACGGATGCTGCCATGTTTGATAACAACTCTACCATAGGATATGGAATGTGCTTCAGGAACCATTTGGGACAACTTGTATTGGGTAAATCAGGTTACATTCACTTATATGCCTCGTCCCTAGAAGCTGAAACCATCGCCTTACTCGAAGCTATCAAAATGGCTATTTCAAATGGATTTCACTCTGTTTGGTTTGAAACAGATTGTAAATTACTTGCAGATTCCCTTTCATCATCTATTGTTCCTAATACTGAGTTTGGAGATCTAGTCTCTCAATGTCGAATCCTTTTATCTACTATTCCCGACTTTACAGTGTCGTTTGTTAAGAGGCAAGCTAATAAGGTTGCTCATAGTATTGCTAGAGCATCCTTATCTCACCCTAGCCCCTATGTTTTTAATGATGTACCATCTACTATGTACTCTTTATTTCTAAATGAAATGCACTAA
- the LOC25483948 gene encoding transcription factor MYB27, with amino-acid sequence MHGGNLRKGTWLQEEDEQLISFVTRLGERRWDSLAKVAGLRRSGKSCRLRWLNYLRPNLKHGPFNVEEERLIVQLQQQWGNKWSKIARRLPGRTDNEIKNYWRTHLQKRVQVQQGEFMYEVENLARDFKNKSIDVVSNSEGETKESSIDSCPLSDWGMRNSPYHESRISDWIEELQNGFGDKEMELGQEFNSINGSIYDYNPQQEYDTWDYSGFLWDL; translated from the exons ATGCACGGAGGAAATTTGCGTAAGGGGACTTGGCTTCAAGAGGAAGATGAACAATTGATAAGCTTTGTGACCCGTCTTGGGGAACGAAGATGGGATTCACTTGCTAAAGTAGCTG GACTTAGGAGAAGTGGTAAAAGCTGTAGGTTAAGGTGGTTGAACTATCTTCGACCAAATCTCAAACATGGCCCTTTTAATGTTGAAGAGGAGAGACTTATTGTTCAGCTTCAGCAGCAATGGGGTAACAA GTGGTCCAAGATTGCCCGTAGGCTTCCAGGAAGAACAGACAATGAAATCAAGAACTATTGGAGAACTCATTTACAAAAGAGAGTACAAGTTCAACAAG GTGAGTTCATGTATGAAGTAGAAAACCTAGCACGtgatttcaaaaataaaagcatTGATGTGGTTTCCAACAGTGAAGGAGAGACAAAGGAAAGCTCTATAGACAGTTGTCCCTTATCAGATTGGGGAATGAGAAACTCACCTTATCATGAAAGTAGAATATCAGATTGGATAGAAGAATTGCAAAATGGATTTGGTGATAAGGAAATGGAATTAGGACAAGAATTTAATAGTATAAATGGATCAATATATGATTATAATCCCCAGCAAGAATATGATACTTGGGATTATTCAGGTTTTCTGTGGGACTTATGA
- the LOC25483949 gene encoding serine/threonine protein phosphatase 2A 57 kDa regulatory subunit B' beta isoform, which translates to MFKKMMKGGHKKPSKSDSTDPPPSGNNRNSAAPVIVNHGSRGGASTVNSGVVMPLTPSSGTMEPVPLFRDVPVSERQNIFLRKLHVCCFSLDFTDTLKSVREKEIKRQALIELVEFIQSGSGKISENCQEEMIRMISINIFRCLPPASHENTGTEPTDPEEEEPCLEPAWPHLQLVYELLLRYVVSSDTDTKVAKRYIDHSFVLKLLDLFDSEDPREREYLKTILHRIYGKFMVHRPFIRKAINNIFYRFIYETERHCGIGELLEILGSIINGFALPMKEEHKLFLVRALLPLHKPKSVVMYHQQLSYCITQFVEKDFKLADTVIRGLLKYWPVTNCQKEILFLGELEEVLEATQNAEFQRCMVQLFKQISRCLNSSFQVAERALFLWNNEHIVGLIAQNRTVILPIIFEAFERNIESHWNQAVHGLTVNVRKMFIEMDAELFEECQRNYAEKQAKAKEEAEKRELNWKRLAEAAAQNGVADMVTD; encoded by the exons ATGTTCAAGAAAATGATGAAAGGAGGGCATAAAAAGCCCTCCAAATCGGATTCAACCGATCCACCACCGTCCGGTAACAACCGCAATTCAGCAGCTCCGGTTATCGTCAACCATGGCTCCCGTGGCGGTGCCTCCACCGTAAATTCCGGCGTCGTGATGCCTTTGACTCCATCTTCCGGTACAATGGAACCCGTTCCTTTATTCCGCGATGTTCCGGTTTCCGAGAGACAAAATATCTTTCTGAGGAAACTTCATGTATGTTGTTTCTCGCTTGATTTCACTGATACGCTGAAGAGCGTTCGCGAAAAAGAGATCAAGCGTCAAGCTTTGATAGAGCTTGTTGAGTTTATTCAATCGGGTTCGGGGAAAATTTCGGAGAATTGTCAAGAAGAGATGATTAGGATGATATCTATCAACATTTTCCGGTGCTTGCCGCCTGCGTCGCATGAGAACACCGGGACTGAGCCGACTGATCCTGAAGAGGAAGAGCCTTGTTTGGAGCCGGCATGGCCACACTTGCAACTGGTTTATGAGCTTTTGCTTAGATATGTGGTTTCATCTGATACTGATACAAAGGTTGCAAAACGGTACATTGATCATTCCTTTGTGTTAAAGTTGCTAGATTTATTCGATTCTGAGGATCCTCGTGAGCGTGAGTATTTGAAAACTATTCTGCATCGTATATATGGAAAATTCATGGTTCATAGACCGtttattagaaaagcaattaacaatattttttatcgGTTTATATATGAGACTGAGCGACACTGTGGTATTGGGGAGCTTTTGGAGATTTTGGGTAGTATTATTAATGGGTTTGCTTTGCCTATGAAAGAGGAGCATAAGTTGTTTCTTGTTAGGGCTCTTTTGCCTTTGCATAAGCCGAAATCGGTTGTTATGTACCACCAACAGTTGTCTTACTGCATAACTCAGTTTGTGGAAAAGGATTTTAAGCTCGCTGATACGGTTATTCGGGGTTTGTTGAAGTATTGGCCTGTTACTAATTGTCAGAAGGAAATTCTCTTTCTTGGAGAACTTGAGGAAGTGTTGGAGGCAACACAGAATGCTGAATTTCAACGCTGCATGGTTCAACTTTTCAAACAGATTTCCCGCTGCCTCAACAGTTCCTTTCAG GTTGCAGAGCGAGCCCTCTTTTTATGGAATAATGAGCATATTGTGGGCTTAATTGCTCAAAACAGGACTGTGATATTACCGATAATATTTGAAGCATTTGAGAGAAATATCGAGAGTCACTGGAACCAGGCAGTTCATGGGCTGACTGTTAATGTTCGCAAAATGTTTATAGAAATGGATGCTGAATTATTTGAAGAGTGCCAGAGGAATTATGCAGAGAAGCAAGCAAAAGCCAAAGAAGAGGCTGAGAAGCGGGAATTGAACTGGAAGAGGCTGGCAGAAGCGGCTGCACAGAATGGGGTTGCGGATATGGTCACAGATTAG